A portion of the Cyanobium sp. PCC 7001 genome contains these proteins:
- the speB gene encoding agmatinase translates to MVSPSGAEGAFDRQHPGEGFRALEKERQLPLTGWQQEVDQAHRFGLEAAESIIDRRISTFSRGELPHYAGINTFMKAPYIEDVNRVGEFDVAVLGVPHDSGTTYRPGTRFGPQGIRRISALYTPYNYEMGVDLREQIKLCDVGDIFTIPANNEKSFDQISKGVAHVFSSGAFPIILGGDHSIGFPTVRGVCRHLGDKKVGIIHFDRHVDTQEIDLDERMHTCPWFHATNMANAPAQNLVQLGIGGWQVPREGVKVCRERGTNVLTVTDICEMGLEAAAKFAIERATDGTDCVYISFDIDCIDAGFVPGTGWPEPGGLLPREALKLLELIVRNVPVCGLEVVEVSPPYDISDMTSLMATRVICDTMAHLVVSGQLPRKAKPGWISDICNMHVDQAWR, encoded by the coding sequence ATGGTTTCACCGTCAGGCGCTGAAGGCGCCTTTGACCGGCAGCATCCCGGCGAAGGCTTCCGCGCCCTCGAGAAGGAACGCCAGCTTCCCCTCACCGGCTGGCAGCAGGAGGTGGACCAGGCCCATCGCTTCGGCCTGGAGGCCGCCGAAAGCATCATCGATCGGCGCATCTCCACCTTCTCCCGCGGTGAACTGCCCCACTACGCGGGCATCAACACCTTCATGAAGGCCCCGTACATCGAGGATGTGAACCGCGTCGGTGAGTTCGACGTGGCCGTCCTCGGCGTGCCCCACGATTCCGGCACCACCTACCGGCCCGGCACCCGCTTCGGCCCCCAGGGCATCCGCCGCATCTCGGCGCTCTACACCCCCTACAACTACGAGATGGGGGTGGATCTGCGCGAACAGATCAAGCTCTGCGATGTGGGGGACATCTTCACCATTCCCGCCAACAACGAAAAGAGCTTCGACCAGATCTCCAAGGGTGTGGCTCATGTGTTCAGCAGCGGAGCCTTCCCGATCATCCTGGGCGGCGATCACTCGATCGGCTTCCCCACCGTGCGCGGCGTCTGCCGCCATCTGGGTGACAAGAAGGTGGGGATCATCCACTTCGATCGCCATGTGGACACCCAGGAGATCGATCTGGACGAGCGGATGCACACCTGCCCGTGGTTCCATGCCACGAACATGGCCAATGCACCAGCGCAGAACCTGGTGCAGCTCGGCATCGGCGGCTGGCAGGTGCCGCGCGAGGGGGTGAAGGTGTGCCGGGAGCGGGGCACCAACGTGCTCACCGTCACCGACATCTGCGAGATGGGCCTGGAGGCGGCGGCGAAGTTCGCGATCGAACGCGCCACCGACGGCACCGACTGCGTGTACATCTCCTTCGACATCGACTGCATCGACGCCGGCTTCGTGCCCGGCACCGGCTGGCCCGAGCCGGGCGGCCTGCTGCCGCGGGAGGCCCTCAAGCTGCTGGAACTGATCGTGCGCAATGTGCCGGTCTGCGGCCTCGAGGTGGTGGAGGTGTCCCCTCCCTACGACATCAGTGACATGACCTCCCTGATGGCCACCCGGGTGATCTGCGACACG
- the fumC gene encoding class II fumarate hydratase, protein MTAASPPTRIETDSMGPIAVPANRYWGAQTQRSLRFFPFGQPMPLPVVRAFGQLKAACAEVNRDKGRLDPQLAELVVAAAEEVARGELDAEFPLKVWQTGSGTQTNMNVNEVIANRAIEAAGGVLGSKQPVHPNDHVNLSQSSNDTFPAALHVAVALELHHQLVPSVEALKAALEVKATAYSRVVKIGRTHLQDAVPLSLGQEFSGYGAQLQLGLDTLRAALPQLHQLAIGGTAVGTGLNAPQGFGEAVATRLSERLGLPFTSAPNKFQALAGHEPLAAVHGALTVLAGSLMKIGNDIRWLASGPRCGLGELVLPENEPGSSIMPGKVNPTQCESLTMVAVQVMGNNAAVQMAASQGNFELNVFKPLLAHNVLESIALLAGACEGFRAHCIEGLVADEARIATLLDQSLMLVTALTPAIGYDRACAIAKHAHQHKLSLREAALVLGELSAEEFDQWVQPEQMLAAGGRP, encoded by the coding sequence ATGACCGCCGCCAGCCCCCCGACCCGGATCGAGACCGACAGCATGGGCCCGATCGCGGTGCCCGCCAACCGCTACTGGGGCGCCCAGACCCAGCGCTCGCTGCGGTTCTTCCCGTTCGGTCAGCCGATGCCGCTGCCCGTGGTGCGGGCCTTCGGCCAGCTCAAGGCGGCCTGCGCCGAGGTGAACCGGGACAAGGGCAGGCTCGATCCCCAGCTGGCGGAGCTGGTCGTGGCGGCGGCCGAGGAGGTGGCCAGAGGGGAGCTGGACGCGGAATTCCCCCTGAAGGTGTGGCAGACGGGCTCCGGCACCCAGACCAACATGAACGTGAACGAGGTGATCGCCAACCGCGCCATCGAGGCGGCGGGAGGGGTGCTGGGCTCGAAGCAGCCGGTGCACCCCAACGACCACGTCAACCTCAGCCAGTCGAGCAACGACACCTTTCCAGCCGCCCTGCATGTCGCGGTGGCCCTGGAGCTGCACCACCAGCTGGTTCCATCCGTGGAAGCGCTCAAGGCGGCCCTGGAGGTCAAGGCCACGGCCTACAGCCGTGTGGTGAAGATCGGCCGCACCCACCTGCAGGACGCGGTGCCCCTCAGCCTGGGGCAGGAATTTAGCGGCTACGGGGCTCAGCTCCAGCTGGGGCTGGACACCCTGAGGGCCGCCCTGCCCCAGCTGCACCAGCTGGCGATCGGCGGCACCGCCGTGGGCACGGGCCTGAATGCACCCCAGGGGTTCGGCGAGGCCGTGGCCACGCGGCTGTCGGAGCGCCTGGGCCTGCCGTTCACCAGCGCCCCCAACAAGTTCCAGGCCCTGGCCGGCCATGAACCCCTGGCGGCGGTGCACGGGGCGCTCACGGTGCTGGCGGGCTCGCTGATGAAGATCGGCAACGACATCCGCTGGCTGGCCAGCGGCCCCCGCTGCGGCCTGGGCGAACTGGTGCTGCCGGAGAACGAACCGGGCTCCTCGATCATGCCCGGCAAGGTGAATCCCACCCAGTGCGAGAGCCTCACCATGGTGGCCGTGCAGGTGATGGGCAACAACGCGGCGGTGCAGATGGCCGCCAGCCAGGGCAACTTCGAACTCAACGTGTTCAAGCCCCTGCTCGCCCACAACGTGCTGGAGAGCATCGCGCTGCTGGCCGGGGCCTGTGAGGGCTTCCGCGCCCACTGCATCGAGGGTCTGGTGGCCGACGAGGCCCGGATCGCCACCCTGCTCGACCAGAGCCTGATGCTGGTCACGGCCCTCACGCCGGCCATCGGCTACGACCGGGCCTGCGCCATCGCCAAGCACGCCCACCAGCACAAGCTCAGCCTGCGGGAAGCGGCGCTGGTGCTGGGCGAACTGAGTGCCGAGGAGTTCGACCAGTGGGTACAGCCGGAGCAGATGCTGGCGGCCGGGGGCCGGCCCTGA
- a CDS encoding thylakoid membrane photosystem I accumulation factor, producing MGAVLAPLLTLAVILCGVNPALASLTNNTYDGNIYALYAGNGSLVPPRSSLAQTLQEHRPAVLVFYLDDDAASKQFSPVVSELQRLWGNSIELIPLVTDPLQNRPETGAGDPAHYWHGHIPQVVVLDGEGRVLLDAEGPVSVDRINPAVSQATGIPLPDSFQSSGSMSFNELNTEVIGSR from the coding sequence ATGGGGGCGGTGCTGGCGCCGCTGCTGACCCTGGCCGTGATCCTCTGCGGGGTCAACCCTGCCCTCGCTTCCCTCACCAACAACACCTACGACGGCAACATCTACGCCCTCTACGCCGGCAACGGTTCCCTGGTGCCGCCGCGCAGCAGCCTGGCCCAGACCCTGCAGGAGCACCGGCCGGCGGTGCTGGTCTTCTATCTCGACGATGATGCCGCCAGCAAGCAGTTCTCGCCGGTGGTATCGGAGCTGCAACGGCTCTGGGGCAACAGCATCGAGCTGATTCCCCTGGTGACCGATCCCCTCCAGAACCGGCCCGAGACCGGCGCCGGCGACCCGGCCCACTACTGGCACGGCCACATCCCCCAGGTGGTGGTGCTCGATGGCGAAGGCCGGGTGCTGCTCGATGCCGAGGGCCCCGTGTCGGTGGATCGCATCAACCCCGCCGTGAGTCAGGCCACCGGCATCCCCCTGCCGGACTCCTTCCAGAGCAGCGGCAGCATGAGCTTCAACGAGCTGAACACCGAGGTGATCGGCAGCCGATGA
- a CDS encoding DUF3685 domain-containing protein, with the protein MSPQLLLFAEPLVASGLLRLLAEHFDDLETVDDPSLLKGAPTLVLWRPAAGTTGESLRRETLLLRERWRPAPLLVLLPPGHGVAASTLLELSAHGLLEAPSPEELLEAIRTLRAGGRVLQLQTGAALRPEGEAPQPLGLGQHLLVSGLEQIEATRALCQRLLDPPPSQPLQRWALEGRLRELACARQLLLLLWGPLSLAWELPESGAPASASASVTPGPGAESRGGILTLQQRNAAGIWQAVRQRLEAAIATGLENRSGQLLAIEGLHPERCRDLLLALLDQLESLRGQLAADAEGADALLERWLACQPQLREQALRAMASPYVQLPRQGMLEPVSRTLIASSDLTVIDPELPDLQPMLATLVLAQPLLVDGQLVPADELRAVLHLERLVANWLVRTAELLAADVLACCGSWPELRRYLLRSDLLATRNLERLRNQLNAQQRWGDLFERPIAIYESRRQLLCVDSGRIGAVNLLEPRDGELQRLGPLQQLVTLALETRDAVAPQLRQLVQSLGNLVVVLLTEVVGRAIGLVGRGIVQGMGRRTGRP; encoded by the coding sequence GTGAGTCCGCAGCTCCTGCTGTTCGCTGAACCCCTGGTGGCATCGGGGCTGCTGCGGCTGCTGGCCGAGCACTTCGACGATCTGGAGACGGTCGACGACCCCTCCCTGCTGAAGGGGGCTCCGACCCTGGTGCTATGGCGGCCCGCCGCCGGCACCACGGGCGAAAGTCTGCGGCGCGAAACCCTGCTGCTGCGGGAGCGCTGGCGCCCGGCGCCCCTGCTGGTGCTGCTGCCGCCGGGCCACGGCGTGGCGGCCTCCACCCTGCTGGAGCTCTCCGCCCATGGCCTGCTGGAAGCGCCAAGCCCGGAGGAGCTGCTGGAGGCCATCCGCACCCTGCGGGCCGGCGGGCGGGTGCTGCAGCTCCAGACCGGCGCAGCGCTGCGGCCGGAGGGGGAGGCCCCCCAGCCGCTTGGGCTGGGCCAGCATCTGCTGGTGAGCGGGCTGGAGCAGATCGAGGCCACCCGTGCCCTCTGCCAGCGGCTGCTGGATCCCCCGCCCAGCCAGCCCCTGCAGCGCTGGGCCCTGGAGGGCCGCCTGCGGGAGCTGGCCTGCGCCAGGCAGCTGCTGCTGCTGCTGTGGGGCCCCCTGAGCCTGGCCTGGGAGCTGCCGGAGTCCGGGGCTCCCGCTTCGGCTTCAGCTTCGGTGACCCCCGGACCCGGGGCCGAGAGCCGTGGCGGCATCCTCACCCTCCAGCAGCGCAATGCGGCCGGCATCTGGCAGGCCGTGCGTCAGCGGCTGGAGGCGGCCATCGCCACCGGGCTCGAGAACCGGAGCGGGCAGCTGCTCGCCATCGAGGGCCTCCATCCGGAGCGCTGCCGCGACCTGCTGCTGGCGCTGCTGGACCAGCTGGAGAGCCTGCGGGGCCAGCTGGCCGCCGACGCGGAAGGAGCCGATGCGCTGCTGGAACGGTGGCTGGCCTGCCAGCCCCAGCTGCGTGAACAGGCGCTGCGGGCCATGGCCAGCCCTTACGTGCAGCTGCCGCGCCAGGGGATGCTGGAGCCGGTGTCTCGCACCCTGATCGCCTCCAGCGACCTCACGGTGATCGACCCGGAACTGCCCGATCTGCAGCCGATGCTGGCGACGCTGGTGCTGGCCCAGCCGCTGCTGGTGGATGGCCAGCTGGTGCCCGCCGATGAACTGCGGGCCGTACTGCACCTGGAGCGCCTGGTGGCCAACTGGCTGGTGCGCACCGCCGAACTGCTCGCGGCCGATGTGCTGGCCTGCTGCGGCAGCTGGCCCGAGCTGCGGCGCTACCTGCTGCGCTCCGACCTGCTGGCCACCCGCAATCTCGAGCGGCTGCGGAACCAGCTCAACGCGCAGCAGCGCTGGGGCGACCTGTTCGAGCGGCCGATCGCCATCTACGAAAGCCGGCGCCAGCTGCTGTGCGTGGACAGCGGACGCATCGGCGCCGTGAACCTGCTGGAGCCCAGGGACGGTGAGCTGCAGCGCCTGGGCCCGCTCCAGCAGCTGGTGACCCTGGCCCTGGAAACCCGCGATGCGGTGGCGCCCCAGCTGCGGCAGCTGGTGCAGAGTCTCGGCAACCTGGTGGTGGTGCTGCTCACCGAGGTGGTGGGCCGGGCGATCGGTCTGGTGGGACGGGGCATCGTGCAGGGCATGGGCCGGCGCACCGGCCGCCCCTAG
- a CDS encoding Fur family transcriptional regulator — protein MRLSRQRRMVLDLLWAEKSHLSARDIFEKLNDLGRNIGHTSVYQNLEALQSAGVIECLDRANGRLYGYRSDPHSHITCLESGAIEDLDVELPPDLLRQIEERTGFRIESYTLNLTGRRCRRPLEKQP, from the coding sequence ATGCGCCTGAGCCGTCAGCGGCGCATGGTGCTCGATCTGCTCTGGGCCGAGAAAAGCCACCTCAGCGCTCGCGACATCTTCGAGAAGCTGAACGACCTGGGCCGCAACATCGGCCACACCTCCGTGTACCAGAACCTGGAGGCGCTCCAGTCCGCCGGGGTGATCGAATGCCTCGACCGGGCCAACGGCAGGCTCTACGGCTACCGCAGCGATCCCCACAGCCACATCACCTGCCTCGAATCCGGAGCGATCGAGGATCTCGATGTGGAACTCCCGCCCGACCTGCTGCGCCAGATCGAGGAGCGCACGGGCTTCCGCATCGAGTCGTACACCCTCAACCTCACCGGCAGGCGCTGCCGGCGGCCGCTGGAGAAACAGCCCTGA
- the hisA gene encoding 1-(5-phosphoribosyl)-5-[(5-phosphoribosylamino)methylideneamino]imidazole-4-carboxamide isomerase: MQIIPAIDLLEGQCVRLHQGDYGQVTRFSEDPVAQALAWQAQGATRLHLVDLDGARTGLPVNDAVVKAITAALSIPVQLGGGVRSEERAEELLACGLDRVILGTVAVEQPELVDTLAARHPGRIVVGIDARDGMVATRGWVSASSTEATALAGRFSRSGVAAIISTDIATDGTLAGPNLEALRAMATASAVPVIASGGVGCLEHLLSLLSLAPLGVEGVIVGRALYDGSVDLAEAIEAVGEGRLQDCGDPPGSAAIA, from the coding sequence ATGCAGATCATCCCCGCCATCGACCTGCTGGAGGGGCAGTGCGTGCGACTGCATCAGGGCGACTACGGCCAGGTGACCCGCTTCTCCGAGGATCCCGTGGCCCAGGCCCTGGCCTGGCAGGCCCAGGGGGCCACCCGCTTGCACCTGGTGGACCTCGATGGCGCCCGCACCGGACTGCCGGTGAACGATGCCGTGGTGAAGGCGATCACGGCGGCGCTCTCCATTCCGGTGCAGCTGGGCGGCGGCGTGCGCAGTGAGGAGCGGGCCGAGGAGCTGCTGGCCTGCGGGCTCGATCGGGTGATCCTCGGCACCGTGGCGGTGGAGCAACCGGAGCTGGTGGACACCCTGGCCGCCCGCCACCCCGGCCGCATCGTGGTGGGCATCGACGCCCGCGACGGCATGGTGGCCACCCGGGGCTGGGTGAGCGCCAGCAGCACCGAAGCCACAGCCCTGGCCGGCCGTTTCAGCCGCAGCGGCGTGGCCGCCATCATCAGCACCGACATCGCCACCGACGGCACCCTCGCCGGCCCCAACCTCGAAGCACTGCGGGCGATGGCCACGGCCAGCGCGGTGCCGGTGATCGCCTCCGGGGGCGTGGGCTGCCTCGAACACCTGCTCTCGCTGCTGAGCCTCGCGCCCCTCGGGGTGGAAGGGGTGATCGTGGGACGGGCCCTCTACGACGGCTCCGTGGACCTGGCCGAAGCCATCGAAGCCGTGGGTGAGGGGCGGCTGCAGGACTGCGGCGACCCGCCGGGGAGCGCCGCCATCGCCTGA
- a CDS encoding AEC family transporter, protein MAFLLELVPALLVGLGLARRWPHLSTRLAPLLVHWGVPFSVMGLLLRTGVDARFLDVLLITLVAVASTLLLVRGLPALRRRLPGPVEQWGAVVGNTAYFGIPAALALLPPEAVAYSVSYDLAATLFTWSLGPLLFTGQRAAPRALLLGLAGSPALRGVGAALLVQLTPWRETLAGALWWPARLVLLLSLLVVGMRMGGALGEPLPRRLWWPLGIKLLIFPAGMLLLTSLLALPALVRAALVLQAATPTAVSVLLLAEVRPLQAAVPEAGVGHADGEQAASLVLWSTLLGLATVPVWARLLMA, encoded by the coding sequence ATGGCGTTTCTGCTGGAGCTGGTGCCTGCGCTGCTGGTCGGCCTGGGGCTGGCGCGCCGCTGGCCCCATCTCTCCACCCGCCTGGCGCCCTTGCTGGTGCACTGGGGCGTGCCGTTCAGCGTGATGGGGCTGCTGCTGCGCACCGGCGTGGACGCCCGCTTCCTGGACGTGCTGCTGATCACCCTGGTGGCGGTGGCCTCGACCCTGCTGCTGGTGCGCGGGCTGCCGGCGCTGCGGCGACGGCTGCCCGGGCCCGTGGAGCAGTGGGGGGCCGTGGTGGGGAACACGGCCTACTTCGGCATCCCCGCCGCCCTGGCCCTGCTGCCGCCGGAGGCGGTGGCCTACAGCGTGAGTTACGACCTCGCCGCCACCCTCTTCACCTGGAGCCTGGGGCCCCTGCTGTTCACGGGCCAGCGGGCCGCGCCCCGGGCCCTGCTGCTGGGCCTGGCGGGCAGTCCGGCTCTGCGCGGCGTGGGGGCGGCCCTGCTGGTTCAACTGACGCCCTGGCGGGAGACGCTGGCCGGGGCGCTGTGGTGGCCGGCCCGGCTGGTGCTGCTGTTGTCGTTGCTGGTGGTGGGCATGCGCATGGGCGGGGCCCTGGGGGAACCTCTGCCCCGGCGGCTGTGGTGGCCGCTGGGGATCAAGCTGCTGATCTTCCCCGCCGGCATGCTGCTGCTCACGAGCCTGCTGGCCCTGCCGGCCCTGGTGCGGGCCGCCCTGGTGCTCCAGGCGGCCACGCCCACCGCCGTGTCGGTGCTGCTGCTGGCGGAGGTGCGGCCCTTGCAGGCGGCCGTTCCCGAGGCCGGGGTGGGGCATGCCGATGGCGAGCAGGCGGCGTCCCTGGTGCTGTGGAGCACCCTGCTGGGGCTGGCCACGGTGCCCGTCTGGGCCAGGCTGCTGATGGCCTGA
- a CDS encoding EAL domain-containing protein — MSLSTSSGATPRDRRPFAQAGVVALASVPASLRRLHALRCLHRLVPEGLLEPHVQPIVDLHTGEIAALEVLLRVRGGAGLPDLPPEHWIALAEEEGCIESIGLAMFRAGCELLAQPALRRCPIGVNVNLSVLQLRSPQLLDQLRGLAEASAVDCAAICLELTESHQLGDDPELLQRLDRLAACGFNLALDDFGTGYASLAVLRSFPFSHVKVDRSFVADLPHSSRSRALCQVMLQMGEACGLTVTAEGVETAEQLALLQAMGFSRLQGYLFGRPSPAADVELLLTAPLAL; from the coding sequence TTGAGCCTCTCCACGTCGTCCGGAGCAACACCGCGGGATCGGCGCCCTTTCGCTCAGGCCGGGGTTGTCGCCCTGGCCTCGGTGCCGGCCTCGCTGCGGCGGCTCCATGCCCTGCGTTGTCTGCACCGGCTGGTGCCCGAGGGCCTGCTCGAACCCCATGTGCAGCCCATCGTGGATCTCCACACCGGGGAGATCGCGGCCCTGGAGGTGCTGCTGCGGGTTCGCGGCGGGGCTGGCCTGCCGGACCTTCCCCCCGAGCACTGGATCGCCCTGGCGGAGGAGGAGGGCTGCATCGAGTCCATCGGTCTGGCGATGTTTCGGGCCGGCTGCGAGCTGCTGGCGCAACCCGCCCTGCGCCGCTGCCCCATCGGGGTGAATGTGAATCTCTCGGTGCTGCAGCTGCGCTCCCCCCAGCTGCTGGATCAGCTGCGTGGTCTGGCCGAGGCCTCCGCTGTCGACTGCGCGGCCATCTGCCTGGAACTCACCGAGAGCCACCAGCTGGGCGACGATCCGGAGCTGCTTCAGCGGCTGGACCGCCTGGCTGCCTGTGGTTTCAATCTGGCCCTCGATGACTTCGGCACCGGCTACGCCTCCCTGGCGGTGCTCCGCAGCTTTCCCTTCTCCCATGTGAAGGTGGATCGCTCCTTCGTGGCGGATCTGCCCCACTCCTCCCGCTCCAGAGCCCTCTGCCAGGTGATGCTGCAGATGGGTGAAGCCTGCGGCCTCACCGTGACTGCCGAGGGGGTGGAGACGGCCGAGCAGCTCGCCCTGCTCCAGGCGATGGGCTTCTCGCGGCTCCAGGGCTATCTCTTCGGCCGTCCCAGCCCGGCGGCTGACGTCGAGCTGCTCCTGACCGCG